In Euphorbia lathyris chromosome 9, ddEupLath1.1, whole genome shotgun sequence, the following are encoded in one genomic region:
- the LOC136207046 gene encoding uncharacterized protein, which produces MVGRTKIGAVKEGLERMTVSELVISLKSAFQNSYFTQVEEILVSREEKLKTEIEGKNRDNKLLLEELQRLREERDGLLKRVEENEGKFKVERALCLEKDLEMKKGVEAIDTDKNADNWRPLSENIVEIDGESASPESARGIVTEVHLHKADSAKYVVENEPAVCKDKADSANYIVENEPAVRKRKLGSSVDVEDGRPTERDNWRPLSENIVEIEDESASPESARGIVTEVHLHKADSAKYVVENEPAVCKDEADSANYIVENEPAVCKPKLGSSVDVEDGRPTERGKQVKIEEPAAPILQTSYAGKGEMSSKLLKILSELGDDSSSSSGSDDEVDLSLDYATLFRTRD; this is translated from the exons ATGGTTGGACGAACTAAAATTGGAGCGGTTAAGGAGGGTTTGGAACGCATGACGGTGTCGGAGCTGGTGATTTCTTTGAAATCGGCGTTTCAAAATTCCTATTTTACTCAAGTCGAAGAGATTTTAGTATCcagagaagaaaaattgaaaaccgAAATCGAGGGGAAGAATAGAGATAATAAATTGTTGCTAGAAGAATTGCAGAGGTTAAGGGAAGAGCGAGATGGCTTATTGAAGAGAGTGGAAGAAAACGAAGGGAAATTCAAGGTGGAGAGGGCATTGTGTTTGGAGAAAGACTTGGAAATGAAGAAGGGTGTTGAAGCAATCGATACGGACAAAAATGCAG ACAATTGGAGACCTTTATCAGAAAACATTGTTGAAATCGACGGTGAATCTGCTTCACCTGAAAGTGCAAGAGGGATAGTGACCGAAGTTCACTTGCACAAAGCAGATTCTGCGAAATATGTTGTTGAAAATGAGCCAGCAGTGTGCAAAGACAAAGCAGATTCTGCGAATTATATTGTTGAAAATGAGCCAGCAGTGCGCAAACGCAAATTGGGTTCTTCTGTGGATGTGGAGGATGGCCGTCCTACTGAGAGAG ACAATTGGAGACCTTTATCAGAAAACATTGTTGAAATCGAAGATGAATCTGCTTCACCTGAAAGTGCAAGAGGGATAGTGACCGAAGTTCACTTGCACAAAGCAGATTCTGCGAAATATGTTGTTGAAAATGAGCCAGCAGTGTGCAAAGACGAAGCAGATTCTGCGAATTATATTGTTGAAAATGAGCCAGCAGTGTGCAAACCCAAATTGGGTTCTTCTGTGGATGTGGAGGATGGCCGTCCTACTGAGAGAGGTAAGCAAGTAAAAATTGAGGAGCCTGCAGCGCCGATTTTGCAAACTAGTTATGCTGGAAAAGGTGAAATGTCTTCCAAACTGTTGAAGATACTTAGTGAGCTTGGGGATGATAGTTCCAGTTCCTCTGGCTCAGATGATGAAGTAGATCTTTCACTTGATTATGCTACCCTTTTTAGAACTAGGGATTGA